A genomic region of Sulfobacillus acidophilus DSM 10332 contains the following coding sequences:
- a CDS encoding Methyltransferase type 11 (PFAM: Methyltransferase domain~TIGRFAM: methyltransferase, FkbM family~COGs: COG2226 Methylase involved in ubiquinone/menaquinone biosynthesis~InterPro IPR013216~KEGG: aca:ACP_1412 methyltransferase, UbiE/COQ5 family~PFAM: Methyltransferase type 11~SPTR: Methyltransferase, UbiE/COQ5 family): MAEHEPGHHHHHHHEWTEDHLRHLEHPDREQWMPRAPVLEAVDARPGDKVADVGAGVGWLTFPLAMAVGASGRVLAIDPSPDAVRALRERSQADHLAQVEVIQARAEATHLPADYVDRVVWHTMYHDVEGRPSAIDEMFRIMKSGARWVVVDWVKDESVNGPPVAIRMHPEEVEEEITAHGFIKVGSFTPGPVTWGLIFEKP; the protein is encoded by the coding sequence ATGGCCGAACATGAGCCGGGTCATCACCATCACCACCATCACGAGTGGACCGAAGACCATTTACGTCATTTAGAGCATCCCGATCGGGAACAATGGATGCCGCGGGCACCGGTCTTGGAAGCCGTTGACGCCCGCCCGGGCGATAAAGTGGCCGATGTCGGGGCCGGCGTCGGTTGGCTGACGTTTCCGTTGGCCATGGCCGTGGGGGCGAGTGGCCGTGTCTTGGCCATCGACCCCAGTCCGGATGCCGTCCGCGCCTTAAGAGAGCGTAGTCAAGCAGATCATTTAGCCCAGGTGGAGGTCATTCAAGCCCGTGCCGAGGCGACGCACCTGCCGGCCGACTACGTTGACCGAGTGGTTTGGCATACCATGTATCATGATGTCGAGGGGCGGCCTTCGGCGATTGACGAGATGTTTCGCATTATGAAGTCGGGGGCGCGTTGGGTTGTCGTCGATTGGGTAAAAGACGAATCGGTGAACGGTCCGCCGGTTGCGATTCGGATGCATCCGGAAGAGGTGGAAGAGGAAATAACGGCCCATGGCTTTATTAAAGTCGGGTCTTTTACGCCGGGACCGGTGACCTGGGGGCTAATTTTTGAAAAGCCCTAA
- a CDS encoding transcriptional regulator domain-containing protein (PFAM: Transcriptional regulatory protein, C terminal~InterPro IPR001867~KEGG: oan:Oant_3252 two component transcriptional regulator~PFAM: Signal transduction response regulator, C-terminal~SPTR: Two component transcriptional regulator, winged helix family), with the protein MASRVRVGIFAPEGFRPWISGQLAGCEVLTLHTVNQVLEGLSQHTVDYLVIDPAVLEDPRWLSVVIYTAVSEEVPTMMVTDYLSPLAVWVTPAQLDHMIPFTAGNPCTELSLAEQRVWHHGQEIRLPTRVFQLLAVLVMAGKPLMTAEAINEAASGWGWQPWSDSHLRTGIHHLRQVLGEGHIQTVRSVGYQFIPCADGWDLLDGAS; encoded by the coding sequence ATGGCGTCTCGCGTCCGTGTAGGCATCTTTGCGCCGGAAGGATTTCGCCCTTGGATATCCGGTCAATTGGCCGGGTGTGAGGTTCTAACGCTCCATACCGTGAATCAAGTGTTAGAGGGCTTGAGTCAGCACACCGTGGACTATTTGGTCATCGACCCGGCGGTATTGGAGGACCCCCGCTGGCTATCGGTCGTGATTTATACCGCCGTGAGCGAGGAGGTGCCCACAATGATGGTGACCGACTATCTCAGTCCGTTGGCCGTCTGGGTGACCCCCGCCCAATTGGACCACATGATTCCCTTTACCGCCGGCAACCCGTGCACGGAACTCTCCTTGGCCGAGCAACGGGTATGGCATCACGGACAGGAAATACGCTTACCCACGCGGGTGTTTCAGCTGTTGGCGGTACTGGTGATGGCGGGTAAACCGTTAATGACGGCCGAGGCTATCAACGAAGCGGCATCCGGCTGGGGATGGCAGCCCTGGAGCGACAGCCATCTGCGGACAGGCATTCATCATCTCCGCCAAGTGTTGGGTGAAGGGCATATTCAGACGGTCCGTTCGGTCGGCTATCAATTTATTCCCTGTGCCGACGGGTGGGATCTCTTGGATGGAGCGTCCTGA
- a CDS encoding Undecaprenyl-diphosphatase (PFAM: Bacitracin resistance protein BacA~TIGRFAM: undecaprenyl-diphosphatase UppP~COGs: COG1968 Uncharacterized bacitracin resistance protein~HAMAP: Undecaprenyl-diphosphatase~InterPro IPR003824~KEGG: afr:AFE_0636 undecaprenyl pyrophosphate phosphatase~PFAM: Bacitracin resistance protein BacA~SPTR: Undecaprenyl-diphosphatase), whose product MSWLSALSLGALQGFAELFPFSSLGLLIIVPHVLGWPVPVGRVYLPFVVALHLGTALGLFVVFGHVWWQILRGLVRDRHRRRQLLLILTAALPAGVAGLLAKHWVAGFFSSPRLAAVMLMVNGVLLVRAPLAARPSLRWWDDLGWLAALRIGLYQILALIPGFSRSGLALWGSARQGLDYESAAHFSFLVAFPLIFGAALVELPKLAHGSPGMVSRALGGGFLAFVVAAWAARYLLGYFRQHGLRRLGWASLMLGAVSLAALTWGW is encoded by the coding sequence ATGAGTTGGCTATCGGCCCTCAGTTTAGGGGCGCTGCAAGGGTTTGCGGAACTTTTTCCGTTTTCGAGCTTAGGACTTCTCATCATTGTCCCCCATGTGTTGGGATGGCCCGTACCGGTCGGTCGGGTATATTTGCCGTTCGTGGTCGCTCTCCATTTGGGAACCGCGCTCGGACTTTTCGTCGTGTTTGGGCACGTTTGGTGGCAAATTTTACGTGGCCTCGTGCGTGACCGCCATCGGCGGCGGCAATTGCTTTTGATCCTGACGGCCGCCTTGCCGGCGGGAGTGGCCGGACTATTGGCCAAACACTGGGTGGCCGGGTTTTTTTCCAGTCCCCGCTTGGCGGCGGTCATGTTAATGGTCAATGGCGTGTTGTTGGTGCGGGCACCGTTGGCCGCACGGCCGTCTTTGCGTTGGTGGGATGATCTCGGATGGCTCGCGGCCTTACGTATTGGCCTTTATCAGATATTGGCGCTGATTCCGGGATTCTCCCGCTCCGGTCTCGCCCTTTGGGGGAGTGCGCGTCAGGGGCTCGATTACGAAAGTGCCGCCCATTTCAGCTTTTTGGTGGCGTTTCCCTTAATTTTTGGGGCGGCCTTGGTGGAATTGCCCAAGTTGGCTCATGGGAGTCCGGGAATGGTCAGTCGAGCTCTCGGCGGCGGCTTTTTGGCTTTCGTGGTGGCCGCGTGGGCGGCCCGCTATCTTTTAGGCTATTTTCGCCAACATGGTCTTCGCCGGTTGGGGTGGGCGTCCCTCATGCTGGGAGCGGTCAGTTTGGCGGCATTGACATGGGGATGGTAG
- a CDS encoding cytochrome c class I (PFAM: Cytochrome c~InterPro IPR003088~KEGG: bts:Btus_0271 cytochrome c class I~PFAM: Cytochrome c, class I~SPTR: Cytochrome c class I), with protein MKRSAVWLVPWLLVGLIVGCGPTETANPPSSTPSSNKPVVVNIAAGRALFQHVCAYCHGSQGQGGVRMGAPALWGPSGVIKGSSYDNQAALAGFIQQYMPLEAVNGVNPGSLTTSQANNVAAYILQQNK; from the coding sequence ATGAAACGATCGGCAGTCTGGCTGGTTCCCTGGTTATTGGTCGGCCTGATCGTCGGTTGCGGCCCGACCGAAACCGCCAATCCGCCCAGTAGCACCCCATCTTCCAATAAACCGGTCGTCGTCAACATTGCGGCCGGACGGGCGTTATTTCAACATGTCTGCGCCTACTGCCACGGCAGCCAAGGTCAGGGGGGTGTACGCATGGGCGCACCGGCCCTCTGGGGGCCGTCAGGGGTCATCAAAGGTAGCAGTTATGACAATCAAGCCGCTCTTGCCGGTTTCATTCAACAATATATGCCGCTGGAAGCGGTCAACGGGGTCAATCCGGGCAGCTTGACCACCAGCCAAGCCAATAACGTGGCCGCCTACATCCTCCAGCAAAATAAATAA
- a CDS encoding glutamate formiminotransferase (PFAM: Formiminotransferase domain, N-terminal subdomain; Formiminotransferase domain~TIGRFAM: glutamate formiminotransferase~COGs: COG3643 Glutamate formiminotransferase~InterPro IPR012886:IPR013802:IPR004227~KEGG: tle:Tlet_1282 glutamate formiminotransferase~PFAM: Formiminotransferase, N-terminal; Formiminotransferase, C-terminal~PRIAM: Glutamate formimidoyltransferase~SPTR: Glutamate formiminotransferase;~TIGRFAM: Formiminotransferase) translates to MWIESIPNFSEGRDAETLEALKRSVEGIPGVYRLGFEADPDHHRSVMTLAGEPTALVEALVRVSRVAVERIDLRRHQGTHPRIGAVDVIPFVPLSGASLPDAVSVSRRLGERLAAELQLPVFYYEASALKPERKNLAAVRRGQFEGLADRMAKDPPDVGPIRPHPSAGAVAVGARRPLIAFNAYLDTQDLAVAERVARAVRHSSGGLAGVKALAMDTRPSQGMVQVSMNLVDYPTTPLPRALDLVRVEAQRWGTRVVRTELIGFMPMAAVEDIVRHYLGLWDFDRFRIVEEAVRQATDQS, encoded by the coding sequence ATGTGGATTGAATCGATTCCCAACTTTTCCGAAGGCCGGGATGCCGAGACGCTGGAGGCGTTAAAGCGGTCGGTTGAGGGGATCCCCGGCGTTTACCGGTTGGGGTTTGAAGCCGACCCTGACCATCATCGCTCGGTCATGACTTTGGCCGGAGAGCCCACGGCGCTGGTGGAGGCTTTGGTGCGGGTGTCTCGGGTGGCGGTCGAGCGGATTGATTTACGGCGGCATCAGGGAACGCATCCGCGTATCGGCGCCGTCGACGTGATTCCGTTCGTACCGCTCTCCGGGGCTTCTTTACCGGATGCGGTCTCGGTTTCTCGTCGCTTGGGCGAGCGGTTGGCGGCGGAATTACAGTTGCCGGTGTTCTATTATGAAGCGTCGGCCCTCAAACCCGAACGTAAAAACTTGGCGGCGGTGCGCCGGGGACAATTTGAAGGATTGGCCGATCGGATGGCGAAAGATCCGCCGGATGTCGGGCCTATTCGGCCGCATCCCAGTGCCGGAGCGGTTGCGGTAGGCGCCCGGCGGCCGTTAATTGCCTTTAATGCCTATTTGGACACCCAAGATTTGGCCGTTGCCGAGCGCGTGGCGCGTGCCGTGCGGCATTCCTCGGGGGGCTTGGCCGGCGTCAAGGCGTTGGCGATGGACACCCGGCCCTCGCAAGGAATGGTGCAGGTGTCGATGAACTTGGTCGACTATCCGACCACGCCTTTACCGCGAGCACTCGATCTGGTGCGGGTCGAGGCCCAACGATGGGGGACGCGGGTGGTGCGGACCGAGCTTATCGGGTTTATGCCGATGGCGGCCGTCGAAGACATTGTGCGCCATTACTTGGGATTGTGGGATTTTGATCGGTTCCGGATTGTCGAAGAGGCGGTTCGCCAGGCGACGGATCAGTCGTGA
- a CDS encoding Trimethylamine-N-oxide reductase (cytochrome c) (PFAM: Molybdopterin oxidoreductase; Molydopterin dinucleotide binding domain; Molybdopterin oxidoreductase Fe4S4 domain~COGs: COG0243 Anaerobic dehydrogenase typically selenocysteine-containing~InterPro IPR006963:IPR006656:IPR006657~KEGG: sth:STH518 putative molybdopterin oxidoreductase~PFAM: Molydopterin dinucleotide-binding region; Molybdopterin oxidoreductase; Molybdopterin oxidoreductase Fe4S4 region~PRIAM: Trimethylamine-N-oxide reductase (cytochrome c)~SPTR: Putative molybdopterin oxidoreductase), which yields MAETHPAVCSHDCYDTCSVELTVNQDRIVRVAGSRLQPLTRNFVCYKVNHAVERVNHPDRVLYPLKRVGAKGQGTFQRVSWDQALSEVAERLQQIRDTVGGEAILPYSYSGNMGVLSEASMDRRVFHALGASELERTICTGAADWVLTAMFGQRLGPDPETIPEARLILLWGTNPMATNIHQVPLLDQAVQNGAEIIVVDPLKTAAAERYGYHVAIRPGTDDVLALSLGQALIRQNRHHQPFIARYTRGFEAYRREAEAWPLERAAEVTGVSLGVLETLVDRLATIRPLLIRPGFGVQRHRRGGRIIWTLAALAAITGAFMDRGGGFLLSNSGAFSLSQDRLTRPDLKPGTVRKVNMVQLGRALTELTDPPIQALIVYNSNPAATAPYQRRVLEGLAREDLLMVVHDSFMTDTARYADYVFPAAMSWEISDLHLSYWHRYWQWNRPAVAPPGEAVSNPEFFRRLARALHLTDPALVASDDELLQDALEGYPPEFRSRLRDQGVVKAGPKPEARPFVDTPILTDDGRIHLEPPPAAKPVDDFNSGPFCLVSPSARETIKSSYGNLPRVIKGPPILWMNPEDMSRQGLHDGEWVRVYNHRGQTVMQARSSDLPRPGVVVSYAVRWLSDHPYGGNVNQLTPDELSDVGGGATFYDARVAVEKWAGGSHVD from the coding sequence ATGGCCGAAACACATCCCGCCGTATGTTCTCACGACTGTTACGATACGTGTAGTGTTGAGCTGACGGTGAATCAGGACCGGATTGTCCGGGTGGCCGGCAGTCGGCTTCAGCCTTTAACCCGGAATTTTGTCTGCTATAAAGTGAATCATGCCGTTGAACGGGTCAACCACCCCGACCGGGTGCTCTACCCCTTAAAGCGGGTAGGGGCTAAAGGTCAGGGGACATTTCAACGGGTGAGTTGGGATCAGGCATTATCGGAAGTGGCCGAACGCCTCCAACAGATTCGCGATACGGTTGGCGGCGAAGCCATTTTGCCCTATAGCTATTCCGGCAACATGGGGGTTCTCAGCGAAGCGTCAATGGACCGCCGGGTGTTTCATGCGTTGGGCGCCAGTGAGCTGGAACGGACGATTTGTACGGGGGCGGCCGATTGGGTGCTCACGGCGATGTTTGGTCAGCGGTTGGGACCGGATCCGGAAACCATCCCCGAAGCGCGGCTCATTCTCCTGTGGGGGACCAACCCAATGGCGACGAACATTCATCAAGTGCCCTTATTGGATCAGGCGGTTCAAAACGGGGCCGAAATCATCGTGGTGGATCCCCTAAAAACGGCCGCGGCAGAACGCTATGGGTACCATGTGGCGATTCGGCCGGGGACGGATGATGTCTTGGCGCTCTCCTTAGGTCAGGCGCTCATCCGCCAAAATCGCCATCATCAACCGTTTATCGCCCGCTATACCCGAGGATTTGAGGCGTATCGGCGGGAGGCCGAGGCTTGGCCGTTGGAGCGGGCGGCGGAGGTCACCGGCGTATCCCTCGGCGTGTTGGAGACCTTGGTTGATCGACTGGCGACGATCCGCCCGTTATTAATTCGGCCCGGCTTTGGCGTTCAACGGCATCGACGGGGTGGGCGGATTATTTGGACGCTTGCGGCATTGGCGGCTATAACGGGTGCTTTTATGGATCGGGGTGGGGGATTCCTATTGAGTAACAGCGGTGCGTTTTCCTTGTCTCAAGATCGGTTGACGCGCCCGGATTTGAAGCCCGGCACCGTCCGTAAGGTCAATATGGTCCAGTTGGGCCGCGCCCTGACGGAACTAACCGATCCCCCGATTCAGGCCCTCATTGTCTACAACAGCAATCCGGCGGCAACGGCCCCCTATCAGCGCCGGGTCCTGGAGGGCCTCGCGCGAGAGGACTTATTGATGGTTGTGCACGACAGTTTTATGACGGATACCGCCCGATATGCGGACTATGTCTTTCCCGCGGCCATGAGCTGGGAAATCAGCGATCTGCACCTGTCTTATTGGCATCGCTATTGGCAATGGAATCGGCCGGCGGTGGCTCCACCGGGAGAAGCCGTGTCCAACCCGGAATTTTTTCGCCGCCTGGCGCGCGCATTACACCTGACGGATCCGGCACTCGTCGCGAGTGACGACGAGCTTTTGCAAGATGCGCTGGAAGGCTATCCCCCGGAGTTCCGGTCTCGCCTCCGGGACCAGGGCGTGGTGAAAGCGGGGCCGAAGCCGGAGGCCAGGCCGTTTGTGGATACCCCGATTTTGACCGACGACGGGCGTATTCATTTAGAGCCGCCTCCCGCCGCCAAGCCGGTAGACGATTTCAATTCAGGCCCTTTTTGTCTCGTGTCGCCGTCTGCCCGAGAAACCATTAAATCCAGTTATGGCAATTTGCCGCGGGTGATCAAAGGGCCTCCGATCTTGTGGATGAATCCCGAGGATATGAGCCGTCAGGGACTCCATGACGGCGAGTGGGTACGGGTCTATAATCATCGGGGGCAGACGGTCATGCAGGCGAGGTCCAGTGATTTACCGAGGCCGGGAGTTGTCGTGAGTTATGCGGTGCGGTGGCTGTCGGATCATCCGTATGGCGGCAACGTGAATCAATTGACCCCGGATGAATTAAGTGACGTGGGGGGCGGCGCGACCTTTTACGACGCCCGGGTGGCGGTCGAGAAATGGGCAGGAGGATCTCATGTGGATTGA
- a CDS encoding major facilitator superfamily MFS_1 (PFAM: Major Facilitator Superfamily~COGs: COG2814 Arabinose efflux permease~InterPro IPR011701~KEGG: csa:Csal_0994 major facilitator transporter~PFAM: Major facilitator superfamily MFS-1~SPTR: Major facilitator superfamily MFS_1), with protein MNQAPAADVHHTPTARGTVWKTLGFTISHFFNDSYPSLYPALLPVLMVDMKFSVALAGLLSSIVALTTQLLQPVMGLWADRVGTRYFVVGGLLAGSVLTAGALAWAPSYTVFVALLLIAGLGNAAFHPHASALVGDLTKERKGFFMSLFMIGGNLGRAMAPIMVTTAYLWWGRQGLWVLALPGVVVALLAYRLLTPPPKPRPRSSQLLTRGLFPAIWGAGALLLVVALRNLASMAALTLIPIYWRHLHRPLTESALLLTVMFLTGAVGNMSGGALSDRLGAKPVMIGSALLTSATIWWFLSSRGWTTWLAIGVLGFALYSTGSVVMVFGQALFPQNKGMASGLTLGVGNTLGALAVGLIGLVASHWSIPAAFEATAVIVLASIPFVVPLKTPERI; from the coding sequence ATGAACCAAGCGCCTGCTGCCGATGTGCACCACACGCCTACCGCGCGCGGTACCGTCTGGAAAACGTTAGGCTTTACCATATCCCACTTTTTCAATGACTCGTATCCCAGCCTCTATCCGGCCCTCTTGCCGGTTTTAATGGTGGATATGAAATTTTCCGTGGCCTTAGCCGGCCTTCTAAGCAGCATCGTCGCCCTGACCACCCAGTTATTACAGCCGGTTATGGGACTTTGGGCGGACCGGGTGGGCACCCGCTATTTTGTCGTGGGCGGTCTATTGGCCGGATCCGTCCTCACGGCCGGCGCGCTCGCCTGGGCTCCGAGTTATACGGTCTTCGTCGCCCTCTTGTTGATAGCCGGGTTGGGCAACGCGGCATTTCACCCGCATGCGTCGGCCTTGGTCGGAGACCTCACCAAGGAACGTAAGGGATTTTTTATGAGTCTTTTTATGATTGGCGGAAACCTAGGACGGGCCATGGCCCCGATTATGGTCACCACGGCTTATTTATGGTGGGGCCGCCAGGGACTGTGGGTGCTTGCGCTACCGGGCGTGGTTGTCGCGCTGCTGGCCTACCGGTTGCTGACGCCCCCGCCTAAACCTCGCCCGCGGTCAAGCCAACTCTTGACCCGAGGACTATTCCCCGCCATTTGGGGAGCCGGTGCCCTGCTTTTGGTGGTGGCACTGCGTAATTTAGCGTCCATGGCGGCATTGACGTTGATCCCGATCTATTGGCGCCACTTGCACCGCCCCTTGACCGAGTCCGCCTTGTTGTTGACGGTCATGTTTTTGACCGGGGCTGTCGGCAACATGAGCGGCGGAGCCCTCTCCGATCGCTTGGGGGCCAAGCCGGTGATGATTGGGTCCGCCCTGCTCACCAGCGCCACCATTTGGTGGTTTTTGAGCAGTCGGGGCTGGACCACGTGGCTGGCGATTGGGGTATTGGGATTTGCCTTATACTCCACCGGCTCGGTCGTCATGGTCTTTGGCCAAGCCCTTTTTCCGCAAAATAAAGGGATGGCCTCAGGTCTGACTCTCGGCGTCGGAAATACCCTGGGGGCCCTCGCAGTCGGACTCATCGGGTTGGTCGCGTCGCATTGGAGCATCCCGGCAGCCTTTGAAGCGACCGCGGTTATCGTCTTGGCGTCGATTCCGTTTGTGGTCCCGTTAAAAACGCCGGAACGGATTTGA